The uncultured Hyphomonas sp. genome includes a window with the following:
- a CDS encoding AMP-binding protein, whose amino-acid sequence MADATELPPFRPLPQKAPDVEMRTAPGGIHYIAARHAPGPRPRTIPHCLDERAAEHPDRPFIKERDPETDEWVTITYGEAARITDGLAQAFLDMGAGPDAPVMILSGNSIRSAMVILAAQKIGAPAAPISVPYSTMSTDFEKLKHCYNAVNPKVIFAETLEPFKKAIEALGCDGCTIFSADAGGDNTVLSYDALAATEPTDAVREARDRLTDESIGKYLFTSGSTGMPKPVPTTQGAMCSMIAGQEGLRDTGRDPDHDPDAVENLLDWLPWNHISGSNVNFNGALWNGATFWIDGGKPTPALFHETIRNVRDCSPSVFGTAPIALAMLAEAMEADDDLLMAFFRNMRSIGYGGATLSDDLYDRLQALAIKATGRRIPIITMYGATETQGITVVHWEAERVGLIGLPLPGSTLKLVPNGDKLEVRVKGPSVMPGYHNNPEKNAEVFDEEGFYCLGDAVKFVDETDPNKGLIFDGRVGEDFKLSSGTWVSVGTLRPDYVAACSPLIFDAVICGQDKDMIGALVWPSPAGMEQLVKENGGDMMTAFRVLTEKLAEKTVAFNAGEPGSSRRIRRVMVMTEPPSIDAGEITDKGYVNQRLVQARRADLVAALFSDPPGQGVLSL is encoded by the coding sequence ATGGCCGATGCGACAGAACTGCCGCCATTCCGCCCGCTTCCGCAGAAGGCGCCGGATGTCGAGATGCGCACGGCGCCGGGTGGCATCCACTATATCGCCGCCCGCCATGCGCCGGGGCCGCGCCCGCGCACGATTCCGCACTGCCTCGACGAGCGCGCCGCCGAACATCCAGACCGGCCGTTCATCAAGGAACGCGATCCGGAAACGGATGAGTGGGTGACCATTACCTATGGTGAGGCCGCCCGGATAACCGACGGCCTGGCGCAGGCCTTCCTCGACATGGGGGCAGGGCCGGATGCGCCGGTGATGATCCTGTCAGGCAATTCCATCCGGTCTGCCATGGTGATCCTTGCCGCGCAGAAGATCGGCGCCCCGGCTGCGCCGATTTCGGTGCCGTACTCCACCATGTCGACAGACTTTGAAAAGCTGAAGCATTGCTACAATGCGGTGAATCCGAAAGTGATCTTCGCCGAGACGCTGGAGCCGTTCAAGAAGGCGATTGAAGCGCTCGGCTGCGACGGCTGTACGATATTTTCCGCAGATGCCGGCGGCGACAATACGGTGCTTTCCTATGATGCGCTCGCCGCGACGGAGCCCACCGATGCGGTGCGTGAGGCGCGCGACCGGCTGACGGATGAAAGCATCGGCAAGTATCTCTTCACCTCCGGCTCGACCGGCATGCCGAAGCCTGTGCCGACGACGCAGGGCGCGATGTGTTCCATGATTGCCGGGCAGGAGGGGCTGCGCGACACCGGCCGGGATCCGGACCATGATCCGGATGCGGTCGAAAACCTGCTCGACTGGTTGCCCTGGAACCATATCTCCGGCTCCAATGTGAACTTCAATGGCGCGCTGTGGAACGGCGCGACCTTCTGGATCGATGGCGGCAAGCCGACCCCGGCGCTGTTCCACGAGACGATCCGCAATGTCCGTGACTGTTCGCCCTCGGTCTTCGGCACGGCGCCCATCGCCCTCGCCATGCTGGCCGAGGCAATGGAGGCCGATGATGATTTGCTGATGGCTTTCTTCAGGAACATGCGGTCCATCGGCTATGGCGGAGCGACGCTGTCGGATGATCTCTACGACCGGCTGCAGGCGCTCGCCATCAAGGCGACCGGCAGGCGTATCCCGATCATCACCATGTATGGCGCGACCGAGACGCAGGGCATTACGGTCGTGCACTGGGAAGCTGAGCGGGTTGGCCTGATCGGATTGCCACTGCCGGGCTCGACGCTGAAGCTGGTGCCGAATGGCGACAAGCTGGAAGTACGCGTCAAAGGCCCATCAGTGATGCCGGGTTATCACAATAATCCGGAAAAGAATGCCGAAGTGTTCGATGAGGAAGGCTTCTACTGCCTCGGCGACGCGGTGAAGTTCGTCGACGAGACGGACCCCAACAAGGGCCTGATTTTCGATGGCCGGGTCGGGGAGGACTTCAAACTTTCCTCCGGCACATGGGTCAGCGTCGGCACTCTGCGCCCGGACTATGTGGCGGCCTGTTCGCCGCTGATTTTCGATGCCGTGATCTGCGGGCAGGACAAGGACATGATCGGCGCGCTGGTCTGGCCGTCACCGGCCGGGATGGAACAACTGGTCAAGGAAAATGGCGGGGACATGATGACCGCTTTCCGTGTGCTGACCGAGAAGCTTGCGGAGAAAACCGTAGCTTTCAATGCGGGGGAGCCGGGCTCCTCCCGCCGGATCCGCCGGGTCATGGTGATGACGGAGCCGCCGAGCATCGATGCCGGCGAAATCACCGACAAGGGCTATGTGAACCAGCGCCTGGTCCAGGCCCGGCGCGCAGACCTCGTGGCGGCACTGTTCTCCGACCCGCCGGGGCAGGGCGTCCTCTCGCTCTGA
- a CDS encoding DsbA family protein codes for MRTVDVFWSFRSPYSYLATKRLRALPTKWDVRVRPRPVYPIAIRTPHFFQEVRPQWVPYLMRDFVRNAQYLGLPIGPLNPDPVVMNMMTREISPDQPYIGRLTRLGILACEKGDEEGWAFMDEVSTLIWSGGAWTEGTALKEAAARAGFDLDEMDARQEAEKDRLEAVIAENQAEQDPHHWGVPLMVFEGEGFFGQDRIDILEWRLGEAGVARKD; via the coding sequence ATGAGAACTGTCGATGTCTTCTGGTCGTTCCGCTCGCCATATTCCTATCTGGCAACGAAGCGCCTGCGCGCCCTTCCCACAAAATGGGATGTACGTGTTCGCCCGCGTCCGGTCTATCCGATTGCGATTCGCACGCCCCATTTCTTCCAGGAAGTCCGCCCGCAATGGGTACCTTACCTGATGCGTGATTTTGTGAGGAACGCGCAATATCTGGGGCTGCCCATCGGGCCGCTGAACCCTGATCCGGTGGTCATGAACATGATGACCCGCGAGATTTCACCCGACCAGCCCTATATCGGCCGGCTTACCCGGCTCGGCATTCTCGCCTGCGAAAAAGGTGATGAGGAAGGCTGGGCCTTCATGGACGAGGTCTCCACCCTGATCTGGTCCGGCGGCGCCTGGACCGAGGGCACCGCCCTGAAAGAGGCCGCCGCCCGCGCCGGGTTCGATCTCGATGAGATGGATGCCCGCCAGGAAGCGGAGAAAGACCGGCTGGAAGCCGTGATCGCCGAAAACCAGGCCGAACAGGACCCGCACCATTGGGGCGTCCCGCTCATGGTGTTCGAGGGCGAAGGCTTCTTCGGACAGGACCGGATCGACATACTGGAATGGCGTCTGGGCGAAGCAGGCGTCGCCCGCAAGGACTGA